The Pseudomonas fluorescens nucleotide sequence CGGATAGTCAATGGCCGCTAGTTTGTTATCATCCATCTGTACAACTCCCTGCTCATCGCAAACTGATTGATATCAGGCAGCACCTTAACGCCGTTACCGTAGTGATCCAGCGGGACAAACTTCCGCTCTAAAAAAGTCCGACAGTTAGCGCATAGAAAACCTACCGTGCATCAGGGCGCTTGCGACTGGCGAGAAACAGTCGGCACAACAACAATGAACCTCCTGCTAACGGAGGCATCCCATGTACCAATATGATACACCGCGCTCATTTATTGCTTATCTGCGTTCCAGCACTGCCACTCACAAGGGCAAATTGGGAAGTGTTGAACTGTCATACTCGCCCTTGAGCGATCACACAACGGATTCTTATGGCAGTTGGCTAACCGTCAGCAACTTCCCCGGCGCCCCCGGGCAACTGTTCTGGTTTGGCGCACTCAACGTGGCTAACGTCGAGCCCTATTATGAAATACGCACTTTCAACCGTGCCCCCAATACGGCTCGCCTGTCGCACGACAAGCGCCTGGACTGGAGCAGTAACCGCTACATCGGGCTCTATACGCCGACCGACACACCAGGCCCGTTCTGGAGCCTGAGCCAGCGGGTGAGCGGCGGCGGTATCTACGAGGACGTCATGATCATCAGTGAAAACAACCAACCGTTGAAGCCATACGGGAGCTCCAGAGGCCCGGATGGCCTTGTATCGCACTATCTCAATGATGAAGAAGGCTCACCCCTGAGCTTTACCCTGGAAGTGGCGGGCTGGGGCTTTGGCGCGCCCTGAACACGCTGCAAACAAAAAAGCCCCGACACATTCGCATCGGGGCTCCTTGTACTGCGGGGGGCCGCTAACCCGCCCGTCGCAACAACCACAACCCGGCCAGCGCACAGATCGCCGCCGGCAGCACCACCGCCAGCAACGGCGGGAAGCCGAACACCTGGCTCGAAGGCCCAAGCAAGTCCTGGGCAATGCGGAACACGAAGCCTACCAGTACACCGGTAAACACCCGCTGACCGAGGGTGACCGAGCGCAGCGGGCCGAAGATGAAGGAGATGGCCATCAGCACCAGCGCGGCGGTAACCATCGGCTGCAACACCTTGGTCCAGAACGCCAGCCAGTAACGGGCGTTGTTCAGGCCCTGGTCGGACAGGTAGTGGATGTAGTCCCAGAGGCCAGTGATCGACAGCGACTCAGGCGCTACCACCACGGTATTGAGCAATTGCGGGGTGACGGAAACATCCCAGCGCTCCTCAGGGGTTTTGACCACTTCAGTGTGGTCGCCACGCAAATACGTGGTGGTCACGTCGTTGAGCAGCCAGTGGTCTTCCTTGTACTGGGCGCGGCGGGCAAAGCTGGACGTCTGCATGTGCCGCTCGCTGTCGAAACGATAGCGGGTCACGCCGTACAGCAGGCCGTTGGGCTGCACCGAGTTGATGTGCACGAACTCGTCGCCCTGACGGTGCCACATGCCGCGCTTGGAGCTTTGCGCCTCACCGCCGCCCTGGGCCAGGGAACGGTCGGCCTGGGCCTTGTTCTCGGTCACCGGGGCCAGGTACTCGCCAATCAGGATACCGGCCAGCATCAGCACCAGCATCGGCTTCATGACAGCCCAGACGATCCGCCCAATCGACACGCCGGCGGCGCGCATGATGGTCAGTTCGCTACTGCTGGCCAGGCTGCCCAGGCCGATCAGACAGCCAATCAGCGCGGCCATCGGCAGCATGTCGTAGAGGCGCCGCGGCGCGGTGAGCAAGACGAAGTTGCCCGCGTCCATCAGTGTGTAGGTATCGGTGATATCGCCCATCTCGTCGATGAAGGCGAACAACGATGCCAGGCCCAGGATAATCCCCAAAACGGCGAGGATCGCCATCAGCACGCTTTTGCCGATGTAGTTGTCGAGCTTAACCATGGGCCACCTCCGCACGGCGAGCGGCGCGTTTGAGGCGCAACGGCTCCCAGTACATCAGCCCCAGGCCAATCAACAGGAACAGGCCATGGACCCACCAGATGCCCAGGCCGATCGGCAGCTTGCCTTTCTCCAGGGCGCCACGCACGGCAATCAGCATTGTCAGGTACGCCATATACAGAAGAATCGCCGGCAGCAGCTTGAGGAAACGGCCCTGGCGCGGGTTGACCCGCGACAGCGGCACCGCCAGCAACGTCACGATGAATACCAGCAGCGGCAACGACAGCCGCCATTGCAGCTCGGCACGTTCGCGCAGGCCGTCACTGCCCAAGAGTTGCGAAGTCGGGATGGCCTCACGCTCGGTGATTTCCTCGCTGACTTCAGGCTTGGGCAGCAGCACGCCGTAGGTGTCGTACTTGATCGCGCGGTAGTCGGCCTGGCCAGGGTTGCCGTCATAGCGGTAGCCGTTTTCCAGGATCAGGTAGCGGTTGCCATCGGGGTTGACCTGCTGATGGCCTTTTTCCGCTACCAGTACCGACGGTCCGCGGTCCTTGGTCTTGTCCTGGTTGAAGCGCTTCTCGGAAATGAACACGCCGCCGAGGTTGACCCGGTCTTCCGACAGCTCTTCGGTGTAGGTCACCCGCGAACCATCGCGCAGGGTCTGGAAGCGGCCCGGCACCAGGGTGTCGAACTCGGTCAGGGCATCCTGCTGATTGATGATCTGCGCTACCTGGGTAACGCCCTGGGGTGCCAGGCTCAGGCTCAGCCAGGCGACCAGCAAGGCCACCAGTGCCGCCGGGGCCATGGTCATGCCGAGCAGGCGCTGCTGGCTCATGCCGGTGGCCGAGAGCACGGTCATCTCGCTTTCCAGGTACAGCCGGCCGTAGGCCAGCAGGATACCGAGGAACAGGCCCAACGGCAGGATCAACTGCAGGAACCCCGGCAGGCGATAACCCATGATCAGGAACAGCACGCTCGGATCGAGCACGCCCTGGGCCGCCTGGGCCAGGTACTTGATGAAGCGCCCACTCATGATGATGACCAACAGCACGGCGCTGACGGCACTCAAGGTCACCAGGACCTCGCGGGACAGATAACGAAAGACGATCAAACCAGACACTCCTGGGTTGTCAGGCTCGGACAGCCGAACAAGAAATCCATAACAGCCAAGATAGTAGCCCGCTCGCCAGAGCGGACCCGGGTAAAAGTTGGCGCATTATCCTGTGATTGGCCGTGCCTGTCACTTGGCGCCGCACAATGCTTCATCTCGGGGTTGTCAGGGCGGGCGAAGCAGGCTCAAACTGGGGGCTTTAGCACTGGTACGCGACCACGCGGCCAAGACCGCGCCTGCATAGACACCGCGCATCGACAGATCATTCGGGGAACCTGACATGGAACTGGTTGTAAAAAGCGTAGCCGCAGCATCCTTGAAAACCGCCACCCTGGTCCTGCCTGTGGCTGAAGGCGGCAAGCTCGGCGCCATCGCCAAGGTCATTGACGAAGCCACCGGCGGTGCCCTGGCCGGCGTGCTCAAGCGTGGCGACCTGGCCGGCAAGGTCGGTCAGACCCTGCTGCTGCACAGCCTGCCGAACCTCAAGGCCGAGCGCGTGCTGCTGGTCGGTACCGGCAAGGATGCAGAGCTGGGTGATCGCAGCTGGCGCAAGGTCATTGCCAGTGTGCTGGCAGTGCTCAAAGGCCTGAACGGCAGCGATGCGGCACTGGCCCTGGACGACGTCGCCGTCGCCGGCCGCGATGCCTTTTATGGCAAGACTCGCCTGCTGGCCGAAACCCTGCTCGATGGCCAGTACGTTTTCGACCAGTTCAAGAGCAAGAAGGCCGAACCCCGCGCCCTGAAGAAAATTACCCTGCTCAGCGCCAAGGCCGGCGCCAGCGACGTCGAGCGCGCGGTCAAGCACGCTGTCGCCATCGCCAACGGCATGGGTTTCACCCGCGACCTGGGCAACCTGCCACCGAACGTCTGCCACCCGAGCTACCTGGCCGAACAGGCCAAGGCCCTGGGCAAGGAATTCAAAGGCCTCAAGGTCGAGGTGCTGGACGAGAAGAAGATCAAGGACCTGGGCATGGGTGCCTTCTACGCCGTCGGCCAGGGCAGCGACCAGCCGCCACGCCTGATCGTGCTCAACTACCAGGGCGGCAAAAAGAGCGAGAAGCCTTTCGTACTGGTGGGCAAAGGCATCACCTTCGACACCGGCGGCATCAGCCTCAAGCCCGGCGCCGGCATGGATGAAATGAAGTTCGACATGGGCGGTGCCGCCAGCGTCTTCGGTACCCTGCGCGCTGTGCTCGAACTGCAACTGCCGATCAACCTGGTGTGCCTGCTGGCCTGCGCCGAAAACATGCCAAGCGGCGGCGCCACCCGCCCGGGCGACATCGTCACGACCATGAGCGGGCAGACCGTCGAAATCCTCAACACCGACGCCGAAGGCCGTCTGGTGCTGTGCGATACCCTGACCTACGCCGAGCGTTTCAAACCGCAGGCGGTAATCGACATTGCCACCCTGACCGGCGCCTGCATCGTCGCCCTGGGCAGCCACACCTCGGGCCTGATGGGCAACAACGACGACCTGGTCGGGCAATTGCTCGATGCCGGCAAGCGCGCCGACGACCGCGCCTGGCAGCTGCCGCTGTTCGACGAGTACCAGGAACAGCTCGACAGCCCGTTCGCCGACATTGCCAACATCGGCGGGCCGAAAGCCGGCACCATCACCGCCGGTTGCTTCCTGTCGCGCTTTGCCAAGGCCTACAACTGGGCTCACCTGGACATCGCCGGCACCGCCTGGATCAGCGGCGGCAAGGACAAGGGCGCTACTGGCCGCCCGGTCCCGCTGCTGACCCAGTATCTGCTCGATCGCGCCAACGCCTGAGATGACGCTGGCCGCCTGCGCCTTGCGGCGTAGCCGGCCGGCAGGCTGACCATGACCAAAGTCGATTTCTACATTTTGCCCAGCGCCGCGCCCTCGGCGCGCCTGGATTTCGCCTGCAAGCTGTGCGACAAGGCTTGGCGCCTGGGGCATCGGGTGTACCTGCATTGCAGCGACGCCGCCCAGCGCGACGAACTGGATGCGCGCCTGTGGGCGTTCAAGGGCGAAGCCTTCGTGCCCCACAGCCCGGCTGAAGACCACCCGCAGGGCAGCGTGGCCCTGGGCCTTGGCGATGACGCCGGCAATCATCAGGACCTGTTGATCAACCTTGACCTCAAAGTCCCCCCTTTCGCCGCCCGCTTCGCCCGGATCGCCGAGATCGTGGTCGAAGAACCGGCAATTCGTCAGGCGGCCCGAGAGAGTTTCCGTTTCTACCGCGAACAGGGCTATGCTCTGCAAGATCACCGCTTACAGCGACTCTGAAGACGATGGACAAACCCACTCCCCTGCCCCAATCCGCGCACTTGCTGGACGACCTTGAGTCGATCCGCCAGTTGCTAGGCGACGCATCCCTTGAGCCACCGCTGTTGACCGACACCGTCGAGGAGCAGATCCCATTGCTGCTTGAAGAGGCCGAACCGGCGCCAGCGCCTGCGCCTCAAGCGCCAGCCGATCCGCAGGCCAAGCGCCAGGAAACCCTGCTGCACCTGGACACCGAGCTGCGCGCAGCCGCGCAATTGATCATGCAGGACGTGATCAACGATTTTGCCCCGCATATCGAGAGCGAAATCAAGCGCCGGCTCGATGCCCGGCTCGAACGCCTGCTGAATCAATAAAAAGCAGTTACAAGCTTCAAGCGACAACCTGCAGGAGCCGTGCGGCGCTCTGATCTTGCAGCTTGTCGCTTGAAGCTTGCCGCTTCGTTATACTCTCCGGCTTTCCTGAATAAATGCCTAAGGGTCCCGCCGCGCATGGATAAGACCTACCAGCCGCACGCAATTGAAACTTCCTGGTACAACACCTGGGAGTCCGAGAATTATTTCGCTCCGCAAGGCGCGGGCGATTCCTACACCATCATGATCCCGCCGCCGAACGTCACCGGCAGCCTGCACATGGGCCATGGCTTCAACAACGCGATCATGGACGCCCTGATCCGCTTCCGCCGCATGCAGGGTCGCAACACCCTGTGGCAGCCAGGTACCGACCACGCCGGTATCGCCACGCAGATGCTGGTGGAGCGCCAACTTGAAGCCAAGGGCCAGAACCGCCACGACCTGGGCCGCGAGAAATTCCTGGAAAAAGTCTGGGAATGGAAAGATCAGTCCGGTGGCAACATCAGCCGCCAGATTCGCCGCCTGGGCTCGTCGGTCGACTGGAGCCGCGAGCGTTTCACCATGGACGACGGCCTCTCGGAGGCGGTGAAAGAAGCTTTCGTGCGCCTGCATGAAGACGGCCTGATCTACCGCGGCAAGCGCCTGGTCAACTGGGACACCAAGCTGCACACGGCAATCTCCGACCTCGAAGTGGAAAACCACGACGAGA carries:
- a CDS encoding DNA polymerase III subunit chi, encoding MTKVDFYILPSAAPSARLDFACKLCDKAWRLGHRVYLHCSDAAQRDELDARLWAFKGEAFVPHSPAEDHPQGSVALGLGDDAGNHQDLLINLDLKVPPFAARFARIAEIVVEEPAIRQAARESFRFYREQGYALQDHRLQRL
- a CDS encoding leucyl aminopeptidase; protein product: MELVVKSVAAASLKTATLVLPVAEGGKLGAIAKVIDEATGGALAGVLKRGDLAGKVGQTLLLHSLPNLKAERVLLVGTGKDAELGDRSWRKVIASVLAVLKGLNGSDAALALDDVAVAGRDAFYGKTRLLAETLLDGQYVFDQFKSKKAEPRALKKITLLSAKAGASDVERAVKHAVAIANGMGFTRDLGNLPPNVCHPSYLAEQAKALGKEFKGLKVEVLDEKKIKDLGMGAFYAVGQGSDQPPRLIVLNYQGGKKSEKPFVLVGKGITFDTGGISLKPGAGMDEMKFDMGGAASVFGTLRAVLELQLPINLVCLLACAENMPSGGATRPGDIVTTMSGQTVEILNTDAEGRLVLCDTLTYAERFKPQAVIDIATLTGACIVALGSHTSGLMGNNDDLVGQLLDAGKRADDRAWQLPLFDEYQEQLDSPFADIANIGGPKAGTITAGCFLSRFAKAYNWAHLDIAGTAWISGGKDKGATGRPVPLLTQYLLDRANA
- the lptF gene encoding LPS export ABC transporter permease LptF produces the protein MIVFRYLSREVLVTLSAVSAVLLVIIMSGRFIKYLAQAAQGVLDPSVLFLIMGYRLPGFLQLILPLGLFLGILLAYGRLYLESEMTVLSATGMSQQRLLGMTMAPAALVALLVAWLSLSLAPQGVTQVAQIINQQDALTEFDTLVPGRFQTLRDGSRVTYTEELSEDRVNLGGVFISEKRFNQDKTKDRGPSVLVAEKGHQQVNPDGNRYLILENGYRYDGNPGQADYRAIKYDTYGVLLPKPEVSEEITEREAIPTSQLLGSDGLRERAELQWRLSLPLLVFIVTLLAVPLSRVNPRQGRFLKLLPAILLYMAYLTMLIAVRGALEKGKLPIGLGIWWVHGLFLLIGLGLMYWEPLRLKRAARRAEVAHG
- the lptG gene encoding LPS export ABC transporter permease LptG, producing the protein MVKLDNYIGKSVLMAILAVLGIILGLASLFAFIDEMGDITDTYTLMDAGNFVLLTAPRRLYDMLPMAALIGCLIGLGSLASSSELTIMRAAGVSIGRIVWAVMKPMLVLMLAGILIGEYLAPVTENKAQADRSLAQGGGEAQSSKRGMWHRQGDEFVHINSVQPNGLLYGVTRYRFDSERHMQTSSFARRAQYKEDHWLLNDVTTTYLRGDHTEVVKTPEERWDVSVTPQLLNTVVVAPESLSITGLWDYIHYLSDQGLNNARYWLAFWTKVLQPMVTAALVLMAISFIFGPLRSVTLGQRVFTGVLVGFVFRIAQDLLGPSSQVFGFPPLLAVVLPAAICALAGLWLLRRAG